The sequence TTTATGGGGCGGAATAATTTCTTTAGCTAATAAATACAAAAAGGCCGGCATTAGTGCCGGCCTTTGAGTGTTAACTCAGGTGATTACGCTAGTTTTTCCCGCCTGAGTGCCAGATAATCCAATAACCCCCCCAGAACCATACCGACCACGCTGAGTTGGATGCCGCGCAGTAGCAAGGTATCGGCTATTTCTGGTGCTGCGGTCCAGTTTAGTGAGTTGCTTATCAGCAAGATCAGCCATGCGGCTAACAAAACACAGCCAATAGTTAAGAAGCGTAATGCCCAACGGTAAGCGGTTTTAAATGCGGTTCGGGGCATAAATTCATCGGTTTTCTGGGTATGTTCCAGCGTGTGACGGCAGATATAAAGCAGTAATAAGCCGGGAATGGCTGCAGCAATGGAAAATAGGTAGAACAACGGCCAACCGTGTGTTTCGACAAACCAACCCGCAATCGGGCCGACATAAACGCGACCGACTGCGGATAGTGCAGATAACAAGGCAAATTGCGTGGCGGAGAAAGACTTGTTACAGAGGGTCATTAACAGTGCGACAAACGCCGCAGTACCCATACCCCCGCAGAGATTCTCCAGAAATATAGCGCTGCCCATGGAGAATATATTCTTGTCAGTAATGGATAACAGCCAGTAACCCACATTGGAAATCGCTTGTAAAATACCGAAAATCATCAATGCCCGGAATAAACTCAACCGCTGCATCAAAATGCCGCCATAGAGCGCACCAATAATGGTGGCAATCAATCCTAATGTTTTATTGACCAGCCCCACTTCACCAGCGTCGAACCCGACGCCACGGATTAAGAAGGTGGTGCTCAGGCTAGCGGCAAAAGCATCACCCATTTTGTATAACACGATCAGTAACAGAATCAGCCACGCATTGTTGCGGCCAAAAAAATCACGTAATGGGGCAACAATCGCCTCTTCCAATGTTTTCGGTGGTGCAATGCGGATGTCAGGCTCTGGGGCAAATAGGGTGGCGAATACCCCAATTAACATCAATCCAGCCATTAACCAGTAAGTGGATTGCCAGCCAAGGTAGCGATCGGCTATCCACAGTGCCAGCCCGCCAGAGACCAACATCGCCAGACGGTAGCCCAGCACTGAGACTGCCGCCCCGGTACCGCGCTCTTCGGCTGTGAGTAAGTCGGTCTTATAAGCATCAAAAACAATATCTTGCGATGCAGAACAGAATGCGACCAATACCGCGATAGCCGCCAGCCACCATAAATGCTTAGCCGGCTCCATAAAGCCCATGGCGATAATAGCAACGATGAGTAATAGTTGGCTAATTAACAACCAGCCACGTCGGCGGCCAAGAAATGAAGGGGTATAGCGGTCCATTAATGGGGACCAGAGGAACTTAAAGACGTAAGCCTGGCCAACCAGGGAGAAAATACCAATGGTTTTCAGATCGACGTTTTCAACCGTCATCCATGCTTGCAGAGTACCACCAGTAAGGGCTAAAGGGAGGCCCGAAGCAAACCCCAACAACAGAAGAATAAGCGAATTACGTTGGGTAAAAAGGTTTGAATAGCGATTGGACATGTGAGACCTACATGCTCCCCCCGATGTTCAGGGCGGAGCATTCTGTTAAGCAGTAATAATGATGTTAAGCAAACGGAAGATTAGCGAGCATTTTGTTTGATAAAGCTACTGACACTGGTGTCTTGCGCCATATCTGCAATCACATCGCTTAACACGGTATTAACGGCATCAGTGATTTTTTCGTTAGTCGCAGTAAATGCGCCCTGAACGTTGTAACTGGCACGGTAGTTTTTAACCTGCTTATTGCCATTTTTCGCAGTTGCAGTGATAGAAATATCCGCTTTGGTGGTGATGTTATAGCGCAGATTACCCTCCTGCACATCAGCAAATAGTTGGTTTACAACGATTTGTAAGTCCACCGGGGCACCAGTGCCAATCATATAACCGCGAGCTGTCATCTGTTTTTCCAGCACTTCTTGTAACAAGAAACGCAGGTCACGGGATGGGGTCAACACGACCAATTGGCCATCGCGATTGACTTTAGCCAGTGCCGCATCTTGGCGCTGATCAGCACCATTAATGCTGATAGTAATCCCCATCAGGGTAGGATCTTGTGGTGGCAATACCACTTTTGGCGTGACATTCAAGGTGTTGTTGCTGGCAGCACAACCTGCCAGGATAAAAATAGCCAACAGCGGGAAAAGAATTTTCTTTAGCATGTTCACTTTATCTCAATAGTTATGGAATTCTTTAATAATCAGAGCGGGGTAGCAGCCATGTTATTTTGCGAGTTTGCAGTCGCGACATCATAGCACCGGGATTGACGGGTGGAAGATCCCGATGTAGAGATTTTCATCAAAAAAGACGATTTTTCCCCAAATGACCCGCAAGTTCACATAAAGACCTTACAAGTCACCTTGTTACCGGACTATCAGATTCGCCTCATACCTTGAGCCAATTAAAGGGAGATCTGCGGGCTATTTTGTATCTGAAATGTTATAAAACAGCGAAAATCAACTAAGATTGCATAAGAGAGTCGGCAGTTTTCTGCCCTTGCAGTAAGGAGAATATGATGATTTTGATTCGAGAACAAATTGAAGAAAAACTAAAAATGGCATTCGAACCGGATCATCTGGAGGTAATAAATGAAAGTTACCGCCACAATGTTCCAGCCGGTTCTGAAAGTCACTTTAAAATTGTGATCGTCAGCAATAAATTTCAAGATCAGCGCTTTCTGAGCCGCCATCGTGCGATTTATGGTGCGTTGGCTGATGAGCTGGCGGGCAGCGTTCATGCGCTGGCTTTGCACACTTATACATTAAAAGAGTGGGCTGGATTACAAGACACTGTACCGGATTCACCATCTTGTCGCGGAGCTGGGACATTAGCGTAAACTGCGGCTCTAATCAAAAACAGGCTGGATAACAGTAGTAATTCTGGCCTGATTTAGGGTATTAGTAGATGAGAATTTCGCAAGCGGCCTCTGGGCCGCTTGTTTTTCTGTATAGGCGACACCATCGTTTTACTAGTGCGCCGCAGGAGTTTTAGCCGAGGGAACGATTCACGCGTGAATTTTACCGCGACAACATTCGCTTGCTTTCCTCGACTCATACCCTGTGCGCCGCTATAATGTCGCGTCTTATTTTTCCGGAATGGTTTCGGGACGCTTCTGACATCTGGGATACTCGGTTCTGTTTAATGCGGCCGTCCCGGTTCTTAGAGGGTGTTTTCAGAGTTCGCATCATTCCTGAAAGGGTAAATGGTGCTGCTTCGTTTGCAGCTTCTGGAGTTGACCGAGCACTGTGATTTTTTTGAGGTAACAAGATGCAAGTTTCTGTTGAAACCACTCAAGGCCTTGGCCGCCGTGTAACAATTACTGTTGCTGCTGACAGCATTGAGAAAGCAGTAAAAAGTGAATTAGTGAAAGCCGCTAAAAGTGTTCGTATCGACGGTTTCCGTAAAGGCCATGTGCCGATGAACATCGTTGAACAACGCTACGGCGCATCTGTTCGCCAGGATGTTCTGGGCGACCTGATGCAACGCAATTTCGTTGACGCGATCATTAAAGAAAAAATCAACCCAGCTGGCGCACCAAACTATGTGCCGGGTGAATACAAGCAGGGTGAAGATTTTACTTATTCTGTTGAGTTTGAAGTGTACCCAGAAGTTGAGCTGAAAGATCTGGAAAGCATTGAAGTAGAAAAGCCAGTTGTTGAAGTAAACGACGCTGACGTTGATACCATGCTGGAAACTCTGCGTAAGCAACAAGCAACCTGGAAAGAAACTGACGCTGCAGCAACTGCTGAAGATCGCGCAACTCTGGATTTCACCGGTTCTATCGACGGTGAAGAGTTTGAAGGCGGAAAAGCGTCTGATTTCGTACTGGCAATGGGGCAGGGCCGCATGATCCCAGGCTTCGAAGAGGGTGTTATCGGCCATAAAGCCGGTGAAGAGTTCACCATCGACGTAAACTTCCCAGAAGATTACCACGCAGAAAACCTGAAAGGTAAATCAGCTAAATTTGACATCGTGTTGAAGAAAGTTGAAGTGCGTGAGTTGCCAGAATTGACTGAAGAGTTCATCAAACGTTTCGGCGTTGCTGATGGTTCAGTTGCCGGTCTGCGTGCTGAAGTGCGTAAAAACATGGAACGTGAGCTGAAAGGCGCAGTACGTAACCGTGTTAAAACTCAGGCCATCGACGGTCTGGTTAGCGCTAACGAAATCGACGTTCCTGCTGCACTGGTTGAAGGCGAAATTGATGTTCTGCGCCGTCAGGCGGCACAGCGTTTCGGTGGCAACGAGAAGCAAGCTGCTGAATTGCCACGTGAACTGTTCGAAGAGCAAGCTAAGCGTCGCGTCGTTGTTGGTTTGCTGCTGGGCGAAGTTATCAGCCAGCACGAGCTGAAAGCTGATGAAAGCCGCGTTAAAGAATTGATCGAAGAGATGGCTTCTGCGTACGAAGATCCACAAGAAGTTATTGAGTTCTACAGCAAAAATAAAGAGCTGATGAACAATATGCGTAGCGTTGCTCTGGAAGAACAAGCGGTAGAAACTCTGCTGGCTAAAGCCAAAGTAACTGAAAAACCAACTACCTTTAGTGAACTGATGAATCAGACCACGACTGCGTAATGTTTTTTAGCGCATCAAACTGGATATAACCCATTTTCCAAGAGATTGGAAAGGGCATATCCAGTATTTTGATTGAAAAAGCCCGTAGCCCATGGCCACGGGCTTTTTCTTTTGGTAACAACAATCACTCAATAGTATGATTAATCTGGCATCTTTCTCTGTAATCTGCGCTATATTTGAAAAGTGAAATATGTACTTAAAATCAATTAGGCGCCGGGATTTTGGCAGGGATAGCGAGCGGTTGTTAGGCTAAAAAATGTGAGAGGGGGCTTGAAAAAGAAGATTAGTCCCCCAATTTACTTAGCAAACGTTCATAAGATGTTGATGAAACACTGGCTGATTACCGCTGTCGAATGTGTCTGGATAACCAGACTGTTTGCACGCACCTTGATGCATGAACATAGTCATCATTACTTATCTCAAGTAGAATCGGTTATGAATGGCGCCAAAGTAAATTCTATTAGGAGACGGTAATGTCATACAGTGGCGAACGAGATCAATTTGCACCTAACATGGCTCTGGTGCCAATGGTGGTTGAGCAGACTTCACGTGGAGAGCGTTCTTACGATATCTTCTCCCGTCTGCTAAAAGAGCGCATTATTTTCCTGACCGGCCAGGTTGAAGACCATATGGCCAACCTGATTACGGCACAGATGCTGTTTCTGGAAGCAGAGAATCCAGAAAAAGACATCTTCCTGTACATCAACTCACCAGGTGGGGTCATTACGGCCGGGATGTCAATTTATGACACCATGCAATTCATTAAGCCTGATGTCAGCACTATCTGTATGGGCCAGGCGTGTTCAATGGGTGCATTCCTGTTGACGGCGGGCGCTAAAGGTAAACGTTTCTGCTTGCCGAATTCACGGGTAATGATTCACCAACCGTTGGGCGGTTTCCAGGGCCAGGCCACAGATATTGAAATTCATGCAAGAGAGATTTTAAAAGTGAAATCGCGCATGAATGAACTGATGGCGCTTCACACGGGAAAATCTCTTGAAGAAATAGAGAGAGACACTGAGCGCGACCGTTTCTTGTCAGCTGAAGAGGCTGTAGGATATGGATTAGTTGATTCCGTGTTCACCCGTCGTGACTAACGACTTATTTCTGTGAGCCGATATACTATAATTGTATGTAAATAGAACAAGTCGTGTATGCAATAGAGCC comes from Yersinia bercovieri ATCC 43970 and encodes:
- the clpP gene encoding ATP-dependent Clp endopeptidase proteolytic subunit ClpP, with the protein product MSYSGERDQFAPNMALVPMVVEQTSRGERSYDIFSRLLKERIIFLTGQVEDHMANLITAQMLFLEAENPEKDIFLYINSPGGVITAGMSIYDTMQFIKPDVSTICMGQACSMGAFLLTAGAKGKRFCLPNSRVMIHQPLGGFQGQATDIEIHAREILKVKSRMNELMALHTGKSLEEIERDTERDRFLSAEEAVGYGLVDSVFTRRD
- the bolA gene encoding transcriptional regulator BolA, with product MILIREQIEEKLKMAFEPDHLEVINESYRHNVPAGSESHFKIVIVSNKFQDQRFLSRHRAIYGALADELAGSVHALALHTYTLKEWAGLQDTVPDSPSCRGAGTLA
- the ampG gene encoding muropeptide MFS transporter AmpG translates to MSNRYSNLFTQRNSLILLLLGFASGLPLALTGGTLQAWMTVENVDLKTIGIFSLVGQAYVFKFLWSPLMDRYTPSFLGRRRGWLLISQLLLIVAIIAMGFMEPAKHLWWLAAIAVLVAFCSASQDIVFDAYKTDLLTAEERGTGAAVSVLGYRLAMLVSGGLALWIADRYLGWQSTYWLMAGLMLIGVFATLFAPEPDIRIAPPKTLEEAIVAPLRDFFGRNNAWLILLLIVLYKMGDAFAASLSTTFLIRGVGFDAGEVGLVNKTLGLIATIIGALYGGILMQRLSLFRALMIFGILQAISNVGYWLLSITDKNIFSMGSAIFLENLCGGMGTAAFVALLMTLCNKSFSATQFALLSALSAVGRVYVGPIAGWFVETHGWPLFYLFSIAAAIPGLLLLYICRHTLEHTQKTDEFMPRTAFKTAYRWALRFLTIGCVLLAAWLILLISNSLNWTAAPEIADTLLLRGIQLSVVGMVLGGLLDYLALRREKLA
- a CDS encoding lipoprotein, which translates into the protein MLKKILFPLLAIFILAGCAASNNTLNVTPKVVLPPQDPTLMGITISINGADQRQDAALAKVNRDGQLVVLTPSRDLRFLLQEVLEKQMTARGYMIGTGAPVDLQIVVNQLFADVQEGNLRYNITTKADISITATAKNGNKQVKNYRASYNVQGAFTATNEKITDAVNTVLSDVIADMAQDTSVSSFIKQNAR
- the tig gene encoding trigger factor — translated: MQVSVETTQGLGRRVTITVAADSIEKAVKSELVKAAKSVRIDGFRKGHVPMNIVEQRYGASVRQDVLGDLMQRNFVDAIIKEKINPAGAPNYVPGEYKQGEDFTYSVEFEVYPEVELKDLESIEVEKPVVEVNDADVDTMLETLRKQQATWKETDAAATAEDRATLDFTGSIDGEEFEGGKASDFVLAMGQGRMIPGFEEGVIGHKAGEEFTIDVNFPEDYHAENLKGKSAKFDIVLKKVEVRELPELTEEFIKRFGVADGSVAGLRAEVRKNMERELKGAVRNRVKTQAIDGLVSANEIDVPAALVEGEIDVLRRQAAQRFGGNEKQAAELPRELFEEQAKRRVVVGLLLGEVISQHELKADESRVKELIEEMASAYEDPQEVIEFYSKNKELMNNMRSVALEEQAVETLLAKAKVTEKPTTFSELMNQTTTA